In one Perca fluviatilis chromosome 7, GENO_Pfluv_1.0, whole genome shotgun sequence genomic region, the following are encoded:
- the LOC120563199 gene encoding uncharacterized protein LOC120563199, whose protein sequence is MEHLVLVVLGLLLSPHCLRAQSSSNRANCKPVTASFCQGVGYTTTPHPTGALGFNLQQTGQIVETACSPHVAVLMCRVVVPECGSEDNSRMKPCRALCEKVKTDCESALRAKRLLWPTRLRCETLPESNCVQGQDTRVAPTSPATCQTISVHLCIDMPYTETVLPNLLGHTSQEEASLVLQTFSPIIQVGCSSELRPFLCSVYTPKCVSGIPRPPCRTLCEKARSGCESLMNKFGFQWPEALRCEAFTTESCDKSQDMSFTHTSFATCEPISVPLCVGLPYTETVLPNALGHKSQEDAGMEIHQYSPLVKVECSPHLKPFLCSVYTPECVSGTPRPPCRTLCEKARSGCESLMNKFGFQWPEALRCEAFTTESCEHYGVGSSGGFCEPITIPMCQGLSYNQTITPNLLGHTSQRDAVVKMSFFNSMVQTMCSVDIRLFVCTVYAPQCVAGEVQRPCRSFCERARQGCEGLMNSFGLSWPDELQCNLFPEEMCISEDRRPDMLSAEGVLAKLNAGGYSVRGKSLSLKTARLLLTLMDADKTGDLDVVEVFKLEHYVAATRREYVESYEKRSPPSVTQTQMKKILSGRNFDLDDETFRVLWYEHNSKGGIDYDEFVAVVTKLHILRDRFQAHLLNLPCDCQVASFSFKQFMKSALL, encoded by the exons ATGGAGCATTTGGTCTTGGTGGTTCTGGGTCTGCTGCTGTCGCCCCACTGTCTCCGGGCACAAAGCAGCAGCAACAGGGCAAACTGCAAGCCAGTGACGGCCAGCTTTTGTCAGGGTGTGGGATACACCACCACCCCGCATCCCACTGGAGCGCTGGGCTTCAACCTGCAGCAGACGGGTCAGATTGTGGAGACGGCTTGCTCGCCGCACGTCGCCGTGCTCATGTGCCGCGTCGTCGTGCCCGAGTGCGGCTCGGAGGACAACAGCAGGATGAAGCCGTGCCGAGCTCTGTGTGAGAAGGTGAAGACGGACTGCGAGTCTGCCCTCAGAGCCAAGAGGCTGCTCTGGCCCACCAGGCTCCGATGTGAAACTCTACCAGAGTCCAACTGTGTGCAG GGTCAAGACACCAGGGTAGCTCCAACCTCTCCTGCAACATGTCAGACCATCAGCGTCCATCTCTGCATAGACATGCCGTACACGGAGACGGTTCTGCCCAACCTCCTGGGCCACACGAGCCAGGAGGAAGCGAGCCTGGTGTTACAGACGTTTAGTCCAATTATACAAGTGGGCTGCTCCTCCGAGCTGAGGCCTTTCTTGTGCTCCGTCTACACTCCTAAGTGCGTGTCAGGAATACCTCGGCCTCCCTGCAGAACGCTCTGCGAGAAGGCCAGGTCCGGCTGCGAGTCCCTGATGAACAAGTTTGGCTTCCAGTGGCCAGAAGCGCTCAGGTGTGAAGCATTTACCACAGAGTCCTGCGATAAG AGTCAAGACATGAGTTTTACTCACACGTCCTTTGCAACCTGTGAGCCAATCAGCGTTCCTCTCTGCGTAGGCCTGCCGTACACTGAGACCGTCCTGCCCAACGCTCTGGGCCACAAATCTCAGGAGGATGCAGGCATGGAAATACATCAGTATTCTCCGCTTGTAAAAGTGGAGTGCTCCCCTCACCTGAAGCCTTTCTTGTGCTCCGTCTACACTCCCGAGTGTGTGTCAGGAACACCTCGGCCTCCCTGCAGAACGCTCTGCGAGAAGGCCAGGTCCGGCTGCGAGTCCCTGATGAACAAGTTTGGCTTCCAGTGGCCAGAAGCCCTCAGGTGTGAAGCATTTACCACAGAGTCCTGTGAACAC TACGGGGTGGGCAGCAGCGGGGGGTTCTGTGAGCCGATCACCATACCGATGTGCCAGGGCCTCTCCTACAACCAGACCATCACTCCTAATCTTCTGGGACACACAAGCCAGAGGGACGCGGTGGTGAAGATGTCCTTTTTCAACTCGATGGTGCAGACTATGTGCTCGGTGGACATCCGGCTGTTTGTTTGTACGGTGTACGCCCCCCAGTGCGTGGCGGGGGAAGTGCAGCGGCCCTGCAGGTCCTTCTGCGAGAGGGCCAGACAAGGCTGCGAGGGTCTGATGAACAGCTTTGGCCTTTCCTGGCCGGACGAGCTGCAGTGCAACTTATTCCCAGAGGAAATGTGTATATCA gaAGACAGAAGGCCTGAT ATGCTGAGTGCTGAAGGTGTCCTTGCTAAGCTGAACGCCGGTGGCTACTCTGTTCGTGGCAAAT CCCTGAGTCTCAAGACGGCCCGCCTCCTGTTGACTCTCATGGAT GCGGACAAGACTGGAGACCTGGATGTGGTGGAGGTCTTCAAACTGGAGCACTACGTGGCTGCTACCAGGAGGGAGTACGTGGAGAGCTACGAGAAGAGGAGCCCACCCTCCGTCACGCAAACCCAAATGAAAAAGATTCTGTCTGGCCGGA ATTTCGATTTAGACGATGAAACCTTCAGAGTTCTGTGGTACGAGCACAACTCCAAAGGTGGGATCGACTACGATGAGTTTGTGGCCGTTGTGACAAAACTTCATATCCTCAGAG ATCGTTTCCAGGCTCATCTGCTGAATTTGCCGTGTGACTGCCAAGTCGCCAGCTTCTCTTTCAAGCAG TTCATGAAATCAGCCTTACTCTGA